One Acetobacter ghanensis DNA window includes the following coding sequences:
- the rpsI gene encoding 30S ribosomal protein S9, whose amino-acid sequence MSETQERTGTLADLKSVAPVLADSAPVYEAKRDAQGRSYATGRRKDAVARVWIKPGKGEVTVNGRPVVQYFARPVLRMLLTQPFLVSDRYNQFDVVCTVTGGGLSGQAGAVRHGISRALTHYEPELRSILKAAGFLTRDSRQVERKKYGRAKARRSFQFSKR is encoded by the coding sequence ATGTCTGAAACTCAGGAACGTACAGGCACGCTGGCCGATCTGAAGTCCGTAGCACCGGTTCTGGCCGATTCTGCTCCGGTTTACGAAGCCAAGCGTGACGCACAGGGTCGCTCCTACGCCACCGGCCGCCGTAAGGACGCCGTGGCTCGCGTATGGATCAAGCCGGGTAAAGGTGAAGTCACCGTTAACGGCCGTCCGGTTGTTCAGTACTTCGCACGCCCCGTGCTGCGTATGCTGCTCACCCAGCCCTTCCTCGTGTCCGACCGCTACAACCAGTTTGATGTGGTCTGCACCGTAACTGGTGGTGGTCTGTCTGGTCAGGCTGGTGCGGTTCGTCACGGTATCAGCCGTGCGCTGACCCACTACGAACCGGAACTGCGCAGCATCCTTAAGGCTGCTGGCTTCCTGACCCGCGATTCGCGTCAGGTTGAACGTAAGAAATACGGCCGCGCCAAGGCCCGTCGTTCCTTCCAGTTCAGCAAGCGCTGA
- the rplM gene encoding 50S ribosomal protein L13 has protein sequence MKTTLSLKPAEVTKNWILIDAEGLALGRLATIIATRLRGKHKPQYTPHVDCGDHVVVINAEKVALTGNKADQKLFHYHTGYAGGIKTRTVTQRLTGKHPGHLVEKAVERMITRGPLQREQMRNLHVYAGSEHPHGGQTPEVLDVAAMNRKNVVNAQKG, from the coding sequence ATGAAGACCACCCTCTCGCTGAAGCCCGCGGAGGTGACGAAGAACTGGATCCTGATCGATGCCGAAGGTCTCGCTCTGGGTCGTCTCGCCACCATCATCGCTACGCGCCTGCGCGGCAAGCATAAGCCTCAGTACACCCCGCATGTTGACTGCGGTGACCACGTTGTTGTCATCAACGCCGAAAAAGTGGCGCTGACCGGCAACAAGGCGGACCAGAAGCTTTTTCATTACCACACCGGTTATGCAGGCGGGATCAAGACCCGCACGGTCACGCAGCGCCTGACCGGCAAGCACCCCGGTCATCTGGTGGAAAAAGCCGTGGAACGCATGATTACGCGTGGTCCGCTCCAGCGTGAGCAGATGCGCAACCTGCATGTGTATGCTGGCTCTGAACACCCCCACGGTGGTCAGACCCCCGAGGTGCTTGATGTTGCGGCAATGAACCGCAAGAACGTCGTTAACGCTCAGAAGGGCTGA
- the ilvD gene encoding dihydroxy-acid dehydratase: MAGYRSRTTTHGRNMAGARSLWRATGVKDSDFGKPIIAVANSFTQFVPGHVHLKDMGQLVCDAIAEAGGIGREFNTIAVDDGIAMGHGGMLYSLPSRELIADAVEYMVNAHCADAIVCISNCDKITPGMLMASMRLNIPVIFVSGGPMEAGRVTLDDIEQRADLVTSMVAAASPGVSEADSLAIERSACPTCGSCSGMFTANSMNCLTEALGLSLPGNGSLVATHAARRNLFVEAGHRIVDLARRYYEQGDTSVLPRSIATMPAFENAMSVDIAMGGSTNTVLHLLAAAHEGEVPFTMKDIDRLSRKVPHLCKVSPSRPDVHMEDVHRAGGIPAIMGELDRLGLLHRDVNMVHAANLTEALDKWDIRAPGAESRTAARDFFSASPGGVRTTVAFSQSSTYKTLDTDQTNGAIRDGAHAYNQDGGLCVLYGNLAEDGAIVKTAGVAAGLETFSGPARIFESQDDAVAAILGDKINPGDVVLIRYEGPKGGPGMQEMLYPTSYLKSKGLAEKCALITDGRFSGGSSGLSIGHISPEAGEGGVIGLVEEGDTIEIDIPNRRLSVAVADSVLSDRRARMDDLGDQAWQPKRDRVVSNALKAYAALTTSAARGAVRDVSQLTRRTPR, encoded by the coding sequence ATGGCCGGCTACCGATCACGCACCACCACCCACGGGCGCAACATGGCAGGCGCCCGCAGCCTGTGGCGTGCAACCGGTGTAAAAGACTCCGACTTTGGCAAGCCCATTATTGCCGTCGCCAATTCCTTTACCCAGTTCGTGCCCGGCCATGTGCACCTCAAGGATATGGGCCAGCTTGTTTGCGATGCCATTGCCGAAGCAGGCGGCATTGGCCGTGAGTTCAACACCATTGCGGTAGATGATGGCATTGCCATGGGCCACGGCGGCATGCTGTACAGCCTGCCCTCGCGCGAGCTGATTGCCGATGCCGTGGAATACATGGTGAACGCCCACTGTGCGGACGCCATTGTGTGCATCAGCAACTGCGACAAGATCACGCCGGGTATGCTCATGGCCTCCATGCGGCTGAACATTCCGGTCATTTTTGTGTCCGGCGGCCCCATGGAAGCCGGGCGCGTCACACTGGATGACATTGAACAGCGCGCCGACCTTGTGACCTCCATGGTCGCCGCCGCAAGCCCGGGTGTGAGCGAGGCCGACTCCCTTGCCATCGAACGCTCCGCCTGCCCTACCTGCGGCTCGTGCTCGGGCATGTTCACCGCCAATTCCATGAACTGCCTGACCGAAGCACTGGGCCTGTCCCTGCCCGGCAACGGCAGCCTTGTGGCCACCCACGCCGCACGCCGCAACCTGTTTGTGGAAGCAGGCCACCGTATTGTGGACCTTGCCCGGCGCTACTACGAGCAGGGTGATACCTCGGTCCTGCCGCGCAGCATTGCCACCATGCCCGCGTTTGAAAACGCGATGTCGGTTGATATTGCCATGGGCGGGTCCACCAACACGGTGCTGCATCTGCTGGCCGCAGCGCATGAAGGCGAAGTGCCCTTTACCATGAAGGACATCGACCGCCTCTCCCGCAAGGTGCCGCATCTGTGCAAGGTCTCCCCCTCCCGCCCGGACGTGCATATGGAAGACGTGCATCGTGCTGGCGGTATTCCCGCCATTATGGGTGAACTGGACCGGCTGGGCCTGCTGCACCGTGACGTGAACATGGTCCACGCTGCCAACCTGACCGAAGCGCTGGATAAATGGGACATCCGCGCCCCCGGAGCCGAAAGCCGGACAGCAGCGCGGGACTTCTTTAGCGCCTCCCCCGGCGGGGTGCGCACCACGGTCGCGTTCTCGCAGTCCAGCACGTACAAAACGCTGGATACGGACCAGACCAACGGGGCCATCCGCGATGGCGCACATGCCTATAATCAGGATGGCGGGCTGTGCGTGCTGTACGGCAATCTGGCGGAAGACGGCGCAATTGTTAAAACCGCAGGTGTTGCCGCCGGGCTGGAAACATTCTCCGGCCCTGCCCGTATCTTTGAAAGTCAGGATGACGCAGTGGCCGCCATTCTGGGGGACAAGATCAACCCCGGCGATGTGGTGCTGATCCGCTACGAAGGCCCCAAAGGTGGCCCCGGTATGCAGGAAATGCTGTACCCGACCAGTTACCTCAAATCCAAAGGGCTGGCCGAAAAATGCGCGCTTATTACCGATGGCCGCTTCTCTGGCGGTAGCTCGGGCCTGTCCATTGGCCACATCTCCCCCGAAGCGGGCGAAGGTGGCGTGATCGGGCTGGTGGAAGAAGGGGATACGATCGAGATCGACATTCCCAACCGCCGCCTGTCCGTGGCTGTGGCAGACAGCGTTCTGTCCGACCGTCGGGCACGGATGGATGATCTGGGCGATCAGGCATGGCAGCCCAAGCGTGACCGTGTGGTGTCCAACGCGCTCAAGGCCTATGCGGCCCTGACCACCAGTGCGGCCCGCGGCGCTGTGCGTGACGTAAGCCAGCTAACCCGCCGCACGCCCCGTTAA
- a CDS encoding S10 family peptidase, protein MTRPDQPHHKPARTALWAGLPLGLALCLSTSALAATPPAPTNTETSAAQKAPDGTDTFHDTAALLPKDSVTHHNGTFGGQKMTYTATAGTLTLRDDAGKPTARMFYTAYTRDGADPTHRPVVYFFNGGPGAGTAYLHLGAAGPVMLDFPTGNPADGANAQIKPNPESWLAAADLVFLDAPGTGWSVPTDPKQADKQFYGVRQDAKTFAKAIQLWANTNKRLTSPRYLAGESYGGLRAIEVANSLAEDQHILLNGIVMISPALDMTLLDTENDILAEAFVLPTLEAANLALQHKLTPENTTQHLDKAYQYAVGPYLSTLASTPPTGDAADDFYEAIANHTGIEQDIIAKQRGMPRPEAHDIRSRDGRLYSLYDATLSIADPFPEGVDNSESPEPTLDGFGHAYGSAFEHYAATELRYQTDLSYNLLNYAISQAWDYRDTNAPIVRPIPTLRRLLALNPTLRVFIANGAYDLVCPYASSRWVAEHIPVGRSRIGLHVYPGGHMLYTRADSRAALARDVRTFLAP, encoded by the coding sequence ATGACACGCCCAGACCAGCCCCACCATAAACCCGCACGCACCGCCCTGTGGGCCGGTCTGCCCCTTGGCTTGGCGCTGTGCCTGTCCACCTCCGCACTGGCAGCCACACCCCCTGCCCCTACGAACACCGAAACCAGTGCAGCCCAGAAGGCCCCCGATGGGACCGATACGTTCCATGATACGGCCGCCCTGCTCCCCAAGGATTCCGTAACCCACCACAACGGCACCTTTGGTGGGCAAAAAATGACCTACACCGCAACCGCAGGCACGCTCACCCTGCGGGACGATGCAGGCAAACCCACGGCCCGCATGTTCTATACCGCCTATACGCGTGATGGAGCGGACCCCACGCACCGCCCGGTTGTCTATTTTTTTAATGGTGGTCCGGGGGCTGGCACCGCTTACCTACACCTTGGCGCGGCTGGCCCGGTCATGCTGGATTTTCCCACAGGCAACCCGGCGGATGGCGCTAACGCCCAGATCAAACCCAACCCCGAAAGCTGGCTGGCAGCGGCCGATCTGGTCTTTTTGGATGCCCCCGGAACAGGCTGGTCAGTCCCCACGGACCCCAAGCAGGCGGACAAGCAGTTTTATGGCGTACGGCAGGATGCCAAAACCTTTGCCAAGGCCATTCAGCTCTGGGCCAACACCAACAAACGCCTGACCTCCCCACGCTACCTTGCGGGCGAGAGCTATGGCGGCCTGCGCGCCATAGAAGTGGCCAACTCACTCGCCGAGGACCAGCATATTCTGCTCAACGGCATTGTCATGATCTCTCCAGCACTGGATATGACCCTGCTGGATACGGAAAATGACATTCTGGCAGAAGCCTTTGTGCTGCCCACGCTTGAAGCCGCCAATCTGGCGCTCCAGCACAAGCTGACGCCCGAAAACACGACCCAACATCTGGACAAAGCCTACCAGTATGCCGTTGGGCCATATTTAAGCACACTGGCAAGCACGCCCCCCACAGGGGATGCTGCAGATGATTTTTATGAGGCCATCGCCAACCATACCGGCATTGAGCAGGATATTATTGCCAAGCAGCGCGGTATGCCCCGGCCAGAAGCGCACGACATCCGCAGCCGCGATGGCCGCCTGTATTCGCTGTATGACGCCACGCTCTCCATTGCCGACCCCTTCCCCGAAGGTGTGGACAATTCGGAAAGCCCCGAACCCACGCTGGACGGGTTTGGCCACGCCTATGGCAGCGCCTTTGAACATTACGCAGCAACGGAGCTACGCTACCAGACGGACCTGAGCTACAACCTGCTCAACTACGCCATTAGTCAGGCATGGGACTACCGCGATACCAACGCCCCCATAGTGCGCCCCATTCCCACCCTACGCCGCCTGCTGGCCCTTAACCCCACATTGCGGGTGTTCATTGCCAACGGTGCTTACGATCTGGTGTGCCCTTACGCATCCTCCCGCTGGGTGGCGGAGCATATTCCGGTCGGGCGCAGCCGTATTGGCCTGCATGTCTATCCCGGTGGGCACATGCTTTATACGCGGGCAGACAGCCGCGCCGCCCTTGCGCGTGATGTCCGCACCTTTCTGGCCCCCTGA
- a CDS encoding FUSC family protein, whose protein sequence is MLSAVGVAGFVAWLTNLQEPGWALITSVIVTQNSITDTISKGRDQLLGTLIGATASIAPITLIMFLHWPLWVGFTIAFVPLAILVSWKPEARMGVVTLMVAILFPTDNDPYLRPIERVLAILIGVGSGTLVTYLVLHEQARRDAFRNAALTVRQIVAMLQKARSGHVEWSVIQDMNDECAASLRKVQAALEEARREHWRPLDERDPMLARLPAGIRQLQMDALVVARAILVLPQTATPEELEQAASVRAGMLRGFQWIIQRCESEAIARTGDEYRVAAEVMSSLPTENETADPIIRFVVGILLTDLRQLIQLLGEDDSDRAAP, encoded by the coding sequence TTGCTGAGCGCCGTTGGCGTGGCAGGGTTTGTGGCGTGGCTGACCAACCTGCAGGAACCGGGCTGGGCGCTTATTACCTCGGTCATTGTGACCCAGAACAGCATTACGGACACAATCTCCAAAGGGCGGGACCAGCTTTTGGGCACGCTCATTGGGGCCACGGCCAGCATTGCGCCCATTACGCTCATTATGTTTCTGCACTGGCCGTTGTGGGTGGGGTTCACCATTGCCTTTGTGCCGCTGGCCATTCTGGTCTCGTGGAAGCCGGAGGCCCGCATGGGCGTGGTCACGCTTATGGTGGCCATTCTGTTCCCAACCGATAACGACCCCTACCTGCGTCCGATCGAGCGTGTGCTGGCTATTCTCATCGGGGTGGGGTCGGGCACACTGGTGACGTATCTGGTGCTGCACGAGCAGGCGCGGCGGGATGCTTTTCGCAACGCGGCGTTAACAGTGCGCCAGATTGTGGCCATGTTGCAGAAGGCCCGGAGCGGGCATGTGGAATGGTCCGTTATTCAGGACATGAATGACGAGTGTGCCGCTTCCCTGCGCAAGGTGCAGGCCGCACTGGAGGAAGCCCGGCGCGAGCACTGGCGCCCGTTGGATGAGCGGGACCCCATGCTGGCCCGTCTGCCTGCGGGTATTCGGCAGTTGCAAATGGATGCGCTGGTGGTGGCCCGCGCCATACTGGTTCTGCCCCAAACGGCCACGCCCGAGGAGCTGGAACAGGCCGCCAGTGTGCGCGCCGGTATGCTGCGTGGGTTCCAGTGGATTATCCAACGGTGCGAGAGCGAGGCCATTGCCCGCACGGGGGATGAATACCGCGTGGCGGCGGAGGTGATGTCCTCCCTGCCAACGGAAAATGAAACGGCAGACCCCATCATACGTTTTGTGGTGGGTATTCTGCTTACGGACCTGAGGCAGCTCATCCAGTTGCTGGGTGAAGATGATTCGGACCGTGCAGCCCCATAA
- the pstB gene encoding phosphate ABC transporter ATP-binding protein PstB — protein sequence MTQPSDSAPTSREAHPVAMQVRDLNFYYGTSHALHDISLDFPERSVTGMIGPSGCGKSTLLRVLNRMYDLYPGQRATGEVLFDGQNILRSGVDLNVLRSRIGMVFQKPTPFPMSIYDNIAFGIRLHERVSRSEMDGRVEDALRRVALWSEVQDRLSASATALSGGQQQRLCIARTIAVRPEVILLDEPTSALDPVSTARIEELLDELKTEFTIAIVTHNMQQAARCADQVAFFYMGRLIEVDSTARMFTTPREQQTQDYITGRFG from the coding sequence ATGACCCAGCCGTCAGACAGCGCGCCCACCAGCCGGGAGGCACACCCCGTGGCCATGCAGGTCCGGGATCTGAACTTCTATTACGGCACGTCCCACGCCCTGCACGATATTTCGCTCGACTTCCCCGAGCGGAGCGTTACGGGCATGATCGGCCCGTCTGGCTGTGGCAAGTCTACGCTGCTGCGTGTGCTCAACCGGATGTATGACCTGTACCCCGGCCAGCGCGCCACGGGTGAGGTTCTTTTTGACGGGCAGAATATTCTGCGCTCCGGGGTGGACCTTAACGTCCTGCGCTCGCGCATTGGCATGGTGTTTCAAAAACCCACGCCATTCCCCATGTCCATCTACGACAACATCGCCTTTGGCATCCGCCTGCACGAGCGTGTCTCCCGCTCCGAAATGGACGGACGGGTAGAAGACGCCCTGCGCCGTGTGGCCCTGTGGTCCGAGGTGCAGGACCGGCTCAGCGCGTCCGCTACCGCCCTGTCCGGCGGTCAGCAGCAGCGCCTGTGCATTGCCCGCACCATTGCCGTGCGCCCCGAAGTTATTCTGCTCGACGAACCCACAAGTGCGCTCGACCCGGTCTCCACCGCCCGGATCGAGGAACTGCTCGATGAGCTTAAAACCGAGTTCACCATTGCCATTGTGACGCACAACATGCAGCAGGCTGCGCGTTGTGCTGATCAGGTGGCGTTTTTCTATATGGGCCGCCTGATCGAAGTGGACAGCACCGCCCGTATGTTCACCACCCCGCGTGAACAGCAGACGCAGGACTACATTACAGGCCGCTTCGGCTAA
- the pstA gene encoding phosphate ABC transporter permease PstA — MKANNTLMRADRSASLLWRRHMCDRFATVMSWLGMLIVVCMLGSILWTLFKNGLAGMSLHLFTMSMAAPGQPGGLANAIMGSIIQTGLAILIGAPAGLMTGIYLAEYGAGSRMARTVRFVSDMLLSAPSILIGLFIYMMLVVPFGHFSGLSGAVALAILAMPIVVRTTEDMLRLVPVAMREAGIALGAPKWRVILFICLRAVRAGIMTGVLLAIARVAGETAPLLFTSLGNSEWSLDLGRPMASLPVAIYQYAGSAYQDWMQQAWTGALLVTLGVLIINIVVRVGTRGGRS, encoded by the coding sequence ATGAAGGCAAACAATACCCTCATGCGGGCGGACCGCTCCGCCTCGCTGCTGTGGCGCCGCCATATGTGCGACAGGTTTGCCACGGTCATGAGCTGGCTGGGTATGCTCATTGTGGTGTGTATGCTCGGCTCCATCCTGTGGACCCTGTTCAAAAATGGTCTGGCGGGCATGAGCCTGCACCTGTTCACCATGTCCATGGCCGCGCCGGGGCAGCCCGGTGGTCTGGCCAACGCCATTATGGGCAGCATTATCCAGACCGGGCTTGCCATTCTTATCGGCGCACCGGCCGGGCTGATGACGGGCATCTATCTGGCGGAATACGGGGCGGGCAGCCGTATGGCGCGTACCGTGCGCTTTGTGTCCGATATGCTCCTGTCCGCGCCATCCATCCTGATCGGCCTGTTTATTTACATGATGCTGGTGGTGCCGTTTGGGCACTTCTCCGGTCTGTCGGGCGCTGTGGCACTGGCTATTCTGGCCATGCCCATTGTGGTCCGCACGACCGAGGACATGCTGCGCCTTGTGCCTGTTGCCATGCGTGAGGCAGGCATAGCGCTGGGCGCGCCCAAATGGCGGGTTATCCTGTTTATCTGCCTGCGGGCCGTGCGGGCGGGTATTATGACCGGCGTGCTGCTGGCTATTGCCCGCGTTGCGGGGGAGACCGCCCCCCTTCTGTTTACCTCGCTGGGCAATTCCGAATGGTCTTTGGACCTCGGGCGTCCCATGGCCAGCCTGCCCGTGGCTATCTACCAGTATGCCGGTTCCGCCTATCAGGACTGGATGCAGCAGGCCTGGACGGGTGCGCTGCTGGTTACGCTGGGTGTGCTTATTATTAATATTGTAGTGCGGGTTGGTACCCGCGGAGGACGGTCATGA
- a CDS encoding quinone oxidoreductase family protein: MTAQHNQVVRVYQTGGPDVLVPEFVSVPLPHTGEVLVRQEAIGANFIDTYFRSGLYKFPTLPAIPGMEGAGVVEAVGKGVVGLSAGMRVAYTGVLGGYAQYRLVPADRLVVLPDGISTETAAAVMLRGLSAHMLLWQVHRVRQGETILVYAPAGGVGQLLCQWGSYLGARVIGVTSSEHKADIARACGAADVLVGMDNLPERVRELTNGAMVPVVYDSIGRATFEASLSCLAPRGLMVSYGNASGPVTGVNVGTLAAKGSLYLTRPTLSSYIGARPALEAATQELFAMLEQGALRPTIGQRFALAEAHRAHEVLEAGGTIGSTILLP; the protein is encoded by the coding sequence ATGACGGCGCAGCATAATCAGGTTGTCCGGGTGTATCAGACTGGTGGCCCAGATGTTCTGGTGCCCGAATTTGTATCGGTCCCTCTGCCCCACACGGGGGAGGTGCTGGTGCGGCAGGAGGCCATTGGGGCCAACTTCATAGACACGTATTTTCGGAGTGGGTTGTACAAATTTCCCACCCTGCCAGCTATTCCGGGCATGGAGGGGGCAGGTGTTGTGGAGGCCGTGGGCAAGGGCGTTGTGGGCTTAAGCGCGGGTATGCGGGTGGCCTATACCGGGGTGTTGGGCGGGTATGCCCAGTACCGGCTTGTTCCGGCAGACCGGCTGGTGGTTCTGCCAGACGGCATTTCCACCGAGACGGCGGCCGCCGTCATGCTGCGTGGCCTGTCTGCCCATATGCTGCTGTGGCAGGTGCACCGTGTGCGGCAGGGGGAGACTATTCTGGTCTATGCCCCCGCCGGAGGGGTGGGGCAACTGCTGTGCCAGTGGGGCAGCTACCTTGGCGCGCGGGTTATTGGCGTGACCTCATCGGAGCATAAGGCGGATATTGCACGGGCCTGCGGGGCGGCGGATGTGCTGGTGGGGATGGACAACCTGCCAGAGCGTGTGCGGGAGCTGACCAACGGTGCCATGGTGCCCGTGGTGTATGACAGCATAGGCCGCGCTACGTTTGAGGCCAGTCTGTCCTGCCTTGCCCCGCGTGGGCTTATGGTCAGCTACGGCAATGCGTCCGGCCCCGTTACGGGGGTGAATGTGGGCACACTGGCCGCCAAGGGCAGCCTGTACCTCACCCGGCCTACGCTCTCCAGCTATATTGGCGCTCGTCCGGCACTGGAGGCGGCAACACAGGAGCTGTTTGCCATGTTGGAGCAGGGGGCGCTGCGGCCTACCATTGGGCAGCGTTTTGCGCTGGCCGAGGCCCATAGGGCGCACGAGGTGCTGGAGGCCGGTGGCACCATAGGCAGCACCATTTTGTTACCCTAA
- the pstC gene encoding phosphate ABC transporter permease subunit PstC, translated as MEIPARQSLPAMKKAPSHQGGQKGDPAFRLLVTATGVGVLVVLGAIIAVMVSGGWKAFATFGPGFLVSAVWNPVTQHFGAAAPVFGTVISSALALLVAVPLAFGTAFWLTALAPPAAASVIGMAVQLLAAVPSIIFGMWGFFVVVPVVAHYVQPAARQFLGHVPGLSALVAGAPFGTGLFTAALILAVMITPSITAVMRDVFLSMPAVLRESGYGLGATRWEVMRYVVLPWSRQGVVGGIVLGMGRAMGETMAVTFVIGDSNHIGWSLFAPANTIASLIALEFPESPAGSLKLASLMALGAILMAISFVTLWFSRWLLARGEQAAGR; from the coding sequence ATGGAAATTCCCGCACGGCAGTCCCTGCCCGCGATGAAAAAAGCCCCTTCCCATCAGGGAGGGCAAAAGGGCGACCCCGCCTTCAGGCTTCTGGTTACGGCAACAGGTGTTGGCGTGCTGGTTGTTCTGGGCGCCATCATTGCCGTTATGGTGAGTGGTGGCTGGAAGGCGTTTGCAACCTTTGGCCCCGGCTTTCTGGTTTCCGCAGTGTGGAACCCGGTCACGCAACACTTTGGCGCGGCGGCACCTGTTTTTGGCACCGTCATAAGCAGTGCGCTCGCCCTGCTGGTGGCCGTGCCGCTGGCATTTGGCACAGCCTTCTGGCTGACGGCCCTTGCCCCGCCCGCCGCTGCCTCGGTTATTGGCATGGCCGTGCAGCTTCTGGCTGCTGTGCCGTCCATTATCTTTGGCATGTGGGGCTTTTTTGTGGTGGTGCCGGTGGTGGCGCATTACGTGCAGCCCGCCGCCCGCCAGTTTTTGGGGCATGTGCCCGGCCTGTCCGCCCTTGTGGCGGGGGCGCCGTTTGGCACGGGGCTGTTTACGGCCGCCCTTATTCTGGCGGTCATGATCACCCCCTCCATTACCGCCGTCATGCGCGATGTGTTCCTGTCCATGCCCGCCGTCCTGCGGGAGAGCGGTTACGGGCTAGGGGCAACACGGTGGGAGGTCATGCGCTACGTGGTGTTGCCGTGGTCCCGTCAGGGCGTTGTGGGTGGTATTGTGCTGGGCATGGGCCGCGCCATGGGTGAGACCATGGCCGTGACCTTTGTTATCGGGGATAGCAACCACATTGGCTGGTCGCTGTTTGCGCCGGCCAACACCATTGCCTCGCTGATCGCCCTCGAATTCCCCGAAAGCCCGGCAGGGAGCCTCAAGCTGGCGTCCCTCATGGCTCTGGGCGCCATTCTTATGGCCATCTCCTTTGTAACACTCTGGTTCTCCCGTTGGCTGCTGGCCCGTGGCGAACAGGCAGCAGGACGTTGA
- the phoU gene encoding phosphate signaling complex protein PhoU gives MGNEPAHTITRYDQELDRLRGIVARMGGLVERQTAQAIAAVVNQNEEAALEPPELDPEVDALEREAEMLAIRILALRAPMAVDLRVIVAVLKMSGDLERIGDYASSIARRAAKVEVLDGAISFSALRAMARLVQENLHMAVESMVESDAERAQEVWKADTAVDELYTTMFRELVTYMMEDPRKIGPCIHLLFVAKNLERIGDHATNIAERVYYAVTGEMLPSVRPRGGAARTNVEQPE, from the coding sequence ATGGGCAACGAACCAGCACATACCATTACCCGGTACGATCAGGAGCTTGACCGCCTGCGTGGCATTGTGGCGCGCATGGGCGGTCTGGTGGAGCGGCAGACGGCTCAGGCTATTGCCGCCGTGGTGAACCAGAATGAAGAAGCCGCTCTGGAACCCCCGGAGCTGGACCCCGAAGTGGACGCGCTGGAGCGCGAGGCCGAAATGCTGGCCATCCGCATTCTGGCTCTGCGTGCCCCCATGGCGGTGGACCTGCGCGTTATTGTGGCCGTGCTGAAGATGAGCGGCGACCTTGAGCGGATTGGGGATTACGCATCCTCCATCGCGCGCCGGGCGGCCAAGGTGGAGGTTCTGGACGGAGCCATCTCCTTTAGCGCCCTGCGCGCAATGGCCCGGCTGGTGCAGGAAAACCTGCATATGGCCGTGGAATCCATGGTGGAGAGCGATGCTGAACGCGCGCAGGAAGTCTGGAAGGCCGATACGGCAGTGGACGAACTGTACACCACCATGTTCCGCGAATTGGTGACGTATATGATGGAAGACCCCCGCAAGATCGGGCCGTGCATCCATCTGCTGTTCGTGGCCAAAAACCTTGAACGGATTGGCGACCACGCCACCAATATTGCCGAGCGCGTGTATTACGCTGTTACGGGTGAAATGCTGCCATCCGTGCGCCCTCGTGGTGGGGCCGCGCGGACCAACGTTGAACAGCCAGAGTAA